A region from the Campylobacter blaseri genome encodes:
- the nspC gene encoding carboxynorspermidine decarboxylase gives MNLKDIKTPAYVCEEEKLIKNLELLKYVGEKSGAKVLCALKGFAFSPAMPYIDKYLNGATCSGLYEAKYAHEFIKNGEIHTYSPAFKDEDIDEVLKISNHIVFNSFNQWIKFKDKALTSNVECGLRVNPESSFSPTDAYNPCGKFSRLGITRLNFKEEFLDGISGLHFHALCEESSESLEKVLNKFENLFGEFLPKMKWVNFGGGHHITRKDYNVGLLMELIKNFKDKYRLEVYIEPGEAVGWQTGYLVASVLDIVENGKKIAILDVSAEAHMPDTVLMPYRPEVRYENKNGKYGYLLGGNTCLAGDIVGLAANDSDYFFDKELKIGDRIIFEDQIHYTIVKNTTFNGVKLPDLVMVDRDNNVIKKVNFGYKEYRDRN, from the coding sequence ATGAACTTAAAAGATATAAAAACCCCAGCATATGTATGTGAAGAAGAAAAGCTCATCAAAAACTTAGAGCTTTTAAAATATGTTGGAGAAAAAAGTGGGGCTAAAGTGTTATGTGCATTAAAAGGCTTTGCATTTTCTCCTGCAATGCCCTATATTGATAAATATTTAAATGGTGCGACTTGTAGTGGATTGTATGAAGCAAAATATGCGCACGAGTTTATAAAAAATGGAGAGATTCATACCTATTCACCAGCCTTTAAAGATGAAGATATAGATGAAGTATTAAAGATTTCAAATCATATTGTTTTTAATAGTTTTAATCAATGGATTAAATTTAAAGATAAAGCTTTAACTAGCAATGTAGAGTGTGGACTAAGAGTAAATCCAGAGAGCTCTTTTTCTCCAACCGATGCATATAATCCTTGTGGCAAATTTAGTCGTCTTGGAATAACAAGGTTAAATTTCAAAGAAGAGTTTTTAGACGGTATTAGTGGTCTTCATTTTCATGCACTTTGTGAGGAAAGTAGCGAAAGTTTAGAAAAAGTATTAAATAAATTTGAAAATTTGTTTGGAGAGTTTTTGCCTAAGATGAAGTGGGTAAATTTTGGTGGTGGACACCATATAACTAGAAAAGATTATAATGTAGGACTATTAATGGAATTAATTAAAAATTTTAAAGATAAATACAGACTTGAAGTATATATTGAACCAGGAGAGGCTGTGGGGTGGCAAACTGGGTATTTGGTAGCTAGTGTGCTTGATATTGTTGAAAATGGAAAGAAGATTGCCATTTTAGATGTCTCAGCAGAAGCTCATATGCCAGATACTGTGCTAATGCCGTATCGCCCAGAAGTTAGGTATGAGAATAAAAATGGCAAATATGGTTATTTGCTAGGAGGAAATACTTGTTTAGCAGGCGATATAGTAGGGCTTGCAGCAAATGATAGCGATTATTTTTTTGATAAAGAATTAAAAATAGGAGACAGAATTATTTTTGAAGATCAGATTCACTATACAATTGTTAAAAATACTACATTTAATGGTGTAAAGCTACCCGATCTAGTTATGGTAGATAGAGATAATAATGTTATCAAAAAAGTAAATTTTGGTTATAAAGAGTATAGAGACAGGAATTAA
- a CDS encoding MoaD/ThiS family protein, with protein MVKIEFLGPIGKESIKLEASSLSDVKEILNKDTSLKEWLEICAVAINDTIVSDTNTTLKDGDKISLLPPVCGG; from the coding sequence ATGGTTAAAATAGAATTCTTAGGACCTATAGGAAAAGAGAGTATAAAGCTAGAAGCATCTAGTCTAAGCGATGTAAAAGAGATACTAAATAAAGATACTTCTTTAAAAGAGTGGTTAGAAATTTGCGCAGTTGCCATAAACGATACAATTGTGAGTGATACGAATACTACTTTAAAAGATGGAGATAAAATTTCACTTTTACCGCCTGTTTGTGGAGGTTAA
- a CDS encoding molybdenum cofactor biosynthesis protein MoaE: MEIEIYEGNLDVPAIYASWYNKYKLKNLGALIVFSGIVRSEGGIEALSFDIHKPILQSWFDEWSKKAEKEGAILLFAHSLGDVRIHESSYVSGIVSKQRKVALRLINEFVEDFKANAPIWKYDVINGERIYAKNRSHKLKNAGILKK, encoded by the coding sequence ATGGAAATAGAAATTTACGAAGGTAATTTAGATGTTCCTGCAATTTATGCCTCGTGGTATAATAAATATAAACTTAAAAATTTAGGAGCTTTAATCGTCTTTTCAGGGATTGTAAGAAGTGAAGGCGGAATAGAGGCACTTAGTTTTGATATACATAAACCTATTCTTCAAAGTTGGTTTGATGAGTGGTCAAAAAAGGCTGAAAAAGAGGGCGCTATTTTACTTTTTGCTCACTCACTTGGCGATGTTAGAATTCATGAAAGCTCATATGTAAGTGGGATAGTTTCAAAGCAAAGAAAAGTAGCTCTTAGGCTTATAAATGAGTTTGTTGAAGACTTTAAGGCAAATGCTCCAATTTGGAAATATGATGTTATAAATGGTGAGAGAATTTATGCTAAAAATAGATCTCATAAGCTAAAAAATGCAGGAATTTTAAAAAAATAA
- a CDS encoding molybdopterin molybdotransferase MoeA, whose product MKFMPYEKSLEILAKNTIKWDRIEKVTITNALNRYLAIDIIAKDNYPSHPTSAMDGYAIKHSEIENGSFTILGDVPAGALKDVELGKFECIKTFTGSLMSKNSDTLVPVENVEVFDNTIKIIKEVPKGFAVREIGESYKKGEILIKKGTKLSYSEIALLAELGEIFVSVYIKPKVAILATGSEIKDIGEPLENEAQIRSSNHVALKAMMELMGCEPMILPIVKDEPNLVENAILQGLRSCDILLTTGGVSMGDYDFVKTALSKNCNVIINGAAIKPGRHIKISKIDEKYIFSLPGFPYSAMVMCILYVRVLINSFFSINDNYEVNAVMDSDFTKKSKFLEFSACTLYADKKGILKVSLKGKKDGSSAIVNNLNQNAALLITPLESTGHKKGDVVKVLKMV is encoded by the coding sequence ATGAAATTTATGCCCTATGAAAAAAGTTTGGAAATTCTAGCCAAAAATACTATTAAATGGGATCGAATTGAAAAAGTTACTATAACAAATGCTCTAAATAGATATTTAGCTATAGATATAATTGCAAAAGATAACTACCCATCACATCCAACCTCAGCAATGGATGGATATGCTATAAAACATAGTGAAATTGAAAATGGTAGCTTTACAATACTAGGCGATGTTCCAGCAGGTGCCTTAAAAGATGTAGAACTTGGTAAATTTGAATGTATTAAAACTTTCACGGGCTCATTGATGTCTAAAAACTCAGACACCTTAGTGCCTGTAGAAAATGTTGAAGTTTTTGATAATACAATAAAAATAATAAAAGAGGTTCCAAAAGGATTTGCCGTTAGAGAGATTGGTGAAAGCTATAAAAAAGGTGAAATATTAATTAAAAAAGGGACTAAACTTAGCTACTCTGAGATTGCTCTTTTAGCAGAACTTGGAGAAATTTTTGTAAGTGTTTATATAAAGCCAAAAGTAGCAATTCTGGCAACAGGAAGCGAAATAAAAGATATCGGGGAACCGCTTGAAAATGAGGCTCAAATCAGAAGTTCAAACCATGTTGCTCTAAAAGCTATGATGGAACTTATGGGGTGCGAACCTATGATACTGCCTATTGTAAAAGATGAACCCAATTTAGTAGAAAATGCGATTTTACAGGGGCTTAGAAGTTGTGATATTTTACTTACCACAGGCGGAGTTAGTATGGGTGATTATGATTTTGTAAAAACTGCGCTCTCTAAAAACTGCAATGTCATTATAAATGGTGCAGCTATAAAGCCGGGTCGCCATATTAAAATTTCAAAAATTGATGAAAAATATATCTTTTCACTTCCAGGTTTTCCATATTCGGCTATGGTAATGTGCATTTTATATGTTAGAGTTTTGATAAATAGCTTTTTTTCTATTAATGACAATTACGAAGTAAATGCAGTAATGGATAGCGATTTTACTAAAAAATCTAAATTTTTAGAATTTAGTGCTTGCACTCTATACGCCGATAAAAAAGGGATTTTAAAGGTTAGCTTAAAGGGTAAAAAAGATGGCTCAAGTGCCATTGTAAATAACCTAAATCAAAATGCAGCACTCCTTATAACTCCTCTTGAATCAACCGGTCATAAAAAAGGCGATGTTGTAAAAGTTTTAAAAATGGTGTAA
- a CDS encoding DUF4198 domain-containing protein: MKILRIFLVLTVFLSSAFSHAFWINLSEHTAHKPGHLLVNIGWGHKIPIDDILNSENGSINLEKFQMIDEKGKIFKLYFPEFIAPKPFEEDKNFSIYKADFAFNKISLKDNMLKNTIFESTTKPAFVTQYIDKNGKMRLKQKPLDEIDDVSKVLFALKYQAFAKRYLNYKGKAKPLGHALEIMPKSDMSDLKVGDEVEFEVLFNGEKISLSDKMNEFIRADCENLNQIGGTAYYSFLMDGVAKIRLDKPGQWVISASHDEKVEKDGKLKELFRKTKSVFYMASFSFYVKDR, translated from the coding sequence ATGAAAATTTTACGAATTTTTTTGGTATTGACAGTTTTTTTATCAAGTGCATTTTCTCATGCATTTTGGATAAATTTAAGTGAACATACTGCACACAAGCCAGGTCATTTATTGGTAAATATAGGCTGGGGACATAAAATACCTATTGATGATATTTTAAATTCTGAAAATGGAAGTATAAATTTAGAAAAATTTCAGATGATTGATGAAAAAGGCAAAATTTTTAAGCTATATTTTCCAGAATTTATCGCACCAAAGCCATTTGAGGAAGATAAAAATTTCAGTATATACAAAGCAGATTTTGCATTTAATAAAATTTCCCTTAAAGATAATATGCTAAAAAATACGATTTTTGAATCCACTACAAAACCAGCATTTGTAACTCAGTATATAGATAAAAATGGAAAAATGAGATTAAAACAAAAACCACTTGACGAGATAGATGATGTTTCAAAAGTTCTTTTTGCACTAAAATATCAAGCTTTTGCTAAAAGGTATCTAAATTACAAAGGAAAAGCAAAACCATTAGGACATGCTTTGGAAATCATGCCAAAAAGTGATATGTCAGATTTGAAAGTCGGAGATGAGGTTGAATTTGAAGTATTATTTAATGGAGAAAAAATAAGCTTAAGTGATAAAATGAATGAATTTATAAGAGCAGATTGTGAAAATTTAAATCAAATTGGCGGAACTGCCTATTACTCATTTCTTATGGACGGTGTTGCAAAAATAAGACTTGATAAACCAGGACAGTGGGTTATAAGTGCATCTCATGATGAGAAAGTTGAAAAAGATGGAAAGCTAAAAGAGCTATTTAGGAAAACAAAAAGCGTATTTTATATGGCTAGTTTTTCGTTTTATGTAAAAGATAGATAG
- a CDS encoding TonB-dependent receptor, translating to MYSINKIIFLSAGLTFVLNAHELNFVSLDRIVVTAQKTDESLKDIPAQVSVLKGDDLQDKNIKKIEDLNNFSANLSIFNGSGIISASIRGIQSNSAFDNTNIAMFVDGVSYLGTSGNYIVLEDIDRVEILKGPQSSLYGKNAYSGVINIVSKEPSKDIPTKFGINLANRGGRNFSFSTGTELIKDKFFASLSASHNKKDGYMQNTFLNKRDDFTKNNFVKLNLKFTPLDNLKIMFIQSLYDSNDGAPHMNLANADNPRINQNGFQAKTTNRIYQNSLNVKYEFDKYLFESLSSYKNQRNTSDYDGDHTPIKVMQLGSYFKTKEYMQEFRFGLNENFGKFLFGINGGYQDSNRLLLMNGLNFQKNIKKSKSYGIFSHSDFYLTDYLTATLGIRFDKDRIDLDDLLLSKKESSSYSAISPRFTLSYDINDETLAYATISKGYKSGGYLLFAPVNNRWYDKETLINYEIGAKTTMLDRLNLNFALFYTDIKNKQVMTYVSPSVAYATNAAKANSKGFEIESQYKISDNATLFANLGYAKSVYKDFKDVKGDYKGKLINYAPKWTYSMGINYYGFGGFYTIASIHGQSKMYADEKNTAKTNGYALVDLKFGFKKKNIDISLYCNNLFDKRYDTNYVGYKFLSAPREVGVNMNYKF from the coding sequence ATGTATAGTATCAACAAAATAATCTTTTTATCAGCGGGTTTAACCTTTGTATTAAATGCTCATGAGTTAAATTTTGTCTCTCTTGATAGGATTGTAGTAACGGCACAAAAAACAGATGAAAGTTTAAAAGATATTCCTGCTCAAGTAAGCGTTTTAAAGGGAGATGATTTGCAGGATAAAAATATAAAAAAGATTGAAGATCTAAATAACTTTTCAGCCAATTTATCGATATTTAATGGCTCAGGGATTATCTCTGCTTCTATTAGAGGAATACAATCAAATTCTGCATTTGATAATACAAATATTGCTATGTTTGTTGATGGAGTTTCATATCTTGGCACATCAGGAAACTATATAGTGCTTGAAGATATTGATAGAGTTGAGATTTTAAAAGGACCACAATCAAGCTTGTATGGTAAAAATGCCTATTCAGGAGTTATAAATATAGTTTCAAAAGAGCCAAGCAAAGACATCCCTACAAAATTTGGAATAAATTTAGCAAATAGAGGGGGTAGGAATTTTTCATTTAGCACAGGCACAGAGCTTATAAAAGATAAATTTTTTGCATCTTTGAGTGCTAGTCATAACAAAAAAGATGGCTATATGCAAAATACATTTTTAAATAAAAGAGATGATTTTACTAAAAATAATTTTGTAAAATTAAATCTTAAATTTACTCCACTTGATAATCTTAAAATAATGTTTATTCAAAGTTTATATGACTCTAATGATGGGGCTCCTCATATGAATCTTGCAAATGCTGATAATCCACGCATAAATCAAAATGGTTTTCAAGCAAAAACTACTAATAGGATTTATCAAAATTCACTTAATGTTAAATATGAGTTTGATAAGTATCTATTTGAGTCTTTAAGCAGTTATAAAAATCAACGCAACACTAGTGACTATGATGGAGACCATACTCCAATTAAAGTAATGCAATTAGGTAGTTATTTCAAGACAAAAGAGTATATGCAAGAATTTAGATTTGGATTAAATGAGAATTTTGGAAAATTTTTATTTGGGATAAATGGTGGATATCAAGACTCAAATAGATTATTATTGATGAATGGGTTAAATTTTCAAAAAAATATTAAAAAGAGTAAAAGTTATGGAATTTTTAGTCATAGTGATTTTTATTTGACTGATTATTTAACCGCTACTTTGGGGATTAGATTTGATAAAGATCGTATAGATTTAGACGATTTACTTTTAAGTAAAAAAGAGTCAAGTTCATATAGCGCTATTTCTCCTAGATTTACTCTATCTTATGATATAAATGATGAAACTTTAGCATATGCAACGATATCAAAAGGATATAAATCAGGTGGATATTTGCTTTTTGCTCCAGTTAATAATAGATGGTATGATAAAGAGACTCTTATAAACTATGAAATAGGAGCAAAGACAACTATGCTAGATAGATTAAATCTAAATTTTGCATTATTTTATACGGATATAAAAAACAAACAAGTGATGACTTATGTTTCGCCATCAGTTGCGTATGCTACAAATGCTGCAAAAGCTAATAGCAAAGGTTTTGAAATAGAATCACAATATAAAATTTCAGATAATGCCACACTTTTTGCAAATTTAGGCTATGCAAAAAGTGTTTATAAAGATTTTAAAGATGTAAAGGGTGATTATAAAGGTAAACTTATAAACTATGCTCCAAAATGGACTTATAGTATGGGTATTAACTACTATGGCTTTGGTGGATTTTATACAATTGCCTCTATTCATGGACAAAGCAAGATGTATGCAGATGAGAAAAATACAGCAAAAACTAACGGATATGCTCTTGTTGATCTCAAATTTGGATTTAAAAAGAAAAATATTGATATATCACTATATTGTAATAATTTGTTTGACAAGAGATACGATACAAACTATGTTGGATATAAATTCTTATCCGCACCAAGAGAGGTGGGCGTTAATATGAATTATAAATTTTAA
- a CDS encoding class I SAM-dependent methyltransferase — translation MMKIIKILSQNAKYPKGIIGNFILSAMNLGHNKTALWAISKINLQDKKIVLDIGCGGGKNISNFINLNKNLIVFGIDCSKTSVEKSIKTNKNLIDEKRVFISNQDVLSMDFEDEKFDLITAFNTTYFWSDIKRGFELVRRVLKPNGEFMILNDGGSKQALEKYSKTINVENMLLCDEYENLLKKLHFKNIKIYKHKNERTVCIVSTK, via the coding sequence ATGATGAAAATAATTAAAATACTTTCACAAAACGCAAAATATCCTAAGGGTATTATTGGTAATTTTATACTTTCAGCTATGAATTTAGGTCATAATAAAACTGCTTTATGGGCGATATCAAAGATTAATTTACAAGATAAAAAAATAGTTTTGGATATAGGTTGTGGAGGCGGTAAGAATATTTCAAATTTTATAAATTTAAATAAAAACTTAATAGTTTTTGGCATAGATTGTTCAAAAACTAGTGTTGAAAAATCAATTAAGACAAATAAAAATTTAATAGATGAAAAAAGAGTATTTATATCAAATCAAGATGTTTTAAGTATGGATTTTGAAGATGAAAAATTTGATCTCATAACTGCTTTTAATACTACTTATTTTTGGAGCGATATAAAAAGAGGTTTTGAACTAGTAAGAAGAGTTTTAAAACCAAATGGAGAATTTATGATTTTAAATGATGGTGGAAGTAAGCAAGCTTTAGAAAAATACAGCAAAACTATAAATGTAGAAAATATGCTTTTATGTGATGAGTATGAAAATCTTCTTAAGAAATTGCATTTTAAAAATATCAAAATTTATAAACATAAAAATGAAAGGACAGTATGTATAGTATCAACAAAATAA
- a CDS encoding helix-turn-helix transcriptional regulator: MAYKINGNDLYSDMIVKDLDTTSFCHKNLQITIKRKRLSDKVEFYDIASHLDEDVEIYNDSYSSKGLMLGFMINGQSSFKAQNISLDLSPNSTYIQTLDSLINTKTFYKTGTTRVMGIVISPDMANLFLKNSGENLKLNRTNLNTKIYLDEIINTNYDDCLGDIFLQGKIFDILYNEFSSIQKQTNTNKIFLSNFDIAALNKAKDILISSFKNPPCISKLAKMVHLNEFKLKVGFKQLFDKTAFEIVREQKMLHAKDLLQNSDMNIFEISNFLGFKHQSHFTKMFYNEFNILPKEFIKNRKFYI; encoded by the coding sequence TTGGCATATAAAATCAATGGCAATGATTTATATAGCGATATGATAGTAAAAGATCTTGATACAACAAGTTTTTGTCATAAAAATTTACAAATTACAATTAAAAGAAAAAGATTAAGCGATAAGGTTGAATTTTATGACATAGCTAGCCATTTAGATGAAGATGTTGAAATTTACAATGACTCATATTCAAGTAAAGGACTAATGCTTGGATTTATGATAAATGGTCAAAGTAGTTTTAAGGCTCAAAATATTAGTTTAGATTTATCTCCAAACTCTACTTATATACAAACACTTGATAGTTTAATAAACACAAAAACATTTTATAAAACTGGAACAACAAGAGTCATGGGCATAGTTATAAGTCCTGATATGGCAAATTTATTTTTAAAAAACAGTGGTGAAAATTTAAAACTAAATAGAACAAATTTAAATACAAAAATTTACTTAGATGAGATAATAAACACAAACTATGATGACTGTTTGGGCGATATATTTTTGCAAGGTAAAATTTTTGATATCTTATATAATGAATTTTCAAGCATACAAAAACAGACAAATACTAATAAGATTTTTCTTAGTAATTTTGATATAGCTGCTTTAAATAAGGCAAAAGATATACTTATATCATCATTTAAAAATCCACCTTGTATAAGCAAACTTGCAAAAATGGTTCATTTGAACGAATTTAAACTAAAAGTTGGTTTTAAACAGCTTTTTGATAAAACAGCTTTTGAAATTGTTAGAGAACAAAAAATGCTTCATGCAAAAGATCTTCTACAAAATTCAGATATGAATATATTTGAGATATCAAATTTTTTAGGTTTTAAACATCAAAGCCACTTCACAAAGATGTTTTATAATGAGTTTAATATATTGCCAAAAGAGTTTATTAAAAATAGGAAATTTTATATATAA
- a CDS encoding NAD(P)/FAD-dependent oxidoreductase, translated as MEFNTIIIGGGASALFLASKLNSQNVAILEKNSTVGKKILASGGGKCNITNEFINANNYLGNFDFISRILDNLSYIEVLDFFKELSFIKIKNNQFFCKNGSKEVLSFLVKKANKHKIFLNTEVLDVDKIDDVFLVKTKDKLFKCKNLVVASGGLSYSKLGVSDIGYKIALKFGHKVSKLNPALVGFTVQKDEFWFKGLSGVCFRAKVQVKDREFFDDILFTHKGISGPSILNASLFWEKGKIYINFLPNFKISNFKSSKKQISTLFPLPKRFIKSFLISKNLEDKQMYKLNEDEFEKLQKLQNYEFAPAGNFGFDRAEITKGGVEVCGIDENCQSKLTKNLFFIGEVLDVSGMLGGYNIHFAFASAKRVAKHLSVR; from the coding sequence ATGGAATTTAACACTATCATAATAGGTGGCGGTGCAAGTGCTTTGTTTTTAGCTTCAAAACTAAATTCACAAAATGTAGCAATTTTAGAAAAAAATTCAACTGTTGGTAAAAAGATTCTTGCTAGTGGCGGCGGTAAATGCAATATCACAAACGAGTTTATAAATGCCAATAACTATTTAGGAAATTTTGATTTTATATCTAGAATTTTAGATAATTTAAGTTATATTGAAGTTCTTGATTTCTTTAAAGAGCTAAGTTTTATAAAGATTAAAAACAATCAGTTTTTTTGTAAAAATGGGTCAAAAGAGGTTTTAAGTTTTTTAGTAAAAAAAGCAAATAAGCATAAAATATTTTTAAATACCGAAGTATTAGATGTCGATAAGATAGATGATGTTTTTTTAGTCAAGACAAAAGATAAGCTATTTAAGTGCAAAAATTTGGTTGTTGCAAGTGGTGGACTTAGCTATAGTAAATTAGGAGTAAGTGATATAGGCTATAAAATAGCTTTAAAATTTGGACATAAAGTATCAAAACTAAATCCAGCTTTGGTTGGTTTTACTGTTCAAAAAGATGAGTTTTGGTTTAAAGGACTTAGCGGAGTTTGTTTTAGAGCAAAGGTGCAAGTAAAAGATAGAGAGTTTTTTGACGATATACTTTTTACACATAAAGGAATAAGCGGACCTTCTATTTTAAACGCCTCTTTGTTTTGGGAAAAAGGCAAAATTTATATAAATTTTTTACCAAATTTTAAAATATCTAATTTTAAAAGTAGCAAAAAACAAATCTCAACACTTTTTCCACTTCCAAAAAGATTTATAAAATCTTTTTTAATATCAAAAAATTTAGAAGATAAACAAATGTATAAATTAAACGAAGATGAATTTGAAAAATTACAAAAATTGCAAAATTATGAATTTGCTCCTGCTGGTAATTTTGGTTTTGATAGGGCTGAAATTACAAAAGGTGGAGTAGAGGTTTGTGGTATTGATGAAAATTGTCAAAGTAAACTTACAAAAAATTTATTTTTCATAGGTGAAGTTTTAGATGTTAGCGGAATGCTTGGCGGATATAATATACATTTTGCATTTGCTAGTGCAAAGAGAGTAGCTAAGCATTTATCAGTGCGATAA
- a CDS encoding tetratricopeptide repeat protein: MKKIIFILVVLVLGIFSYTIYKEFNTNENFKDKTLCMLGTSDSCFALGLKYLEDSNKSKANYNEAFKNFKKACDKNHSLACNNVGFLYQNGLSTSKNITEAIKYFKKSCDSDSIIACNNLATIYYNGADVEKDLLKAAEYFSKSCKNGDINSCNNSALLYQNEKKYEQAVVNYNISCDKDNYFACNNLGAFYLNGVGGLNKDEKKAFSLYEKSCNGGNFVACNNIAFLYENGIGIAQDVKKAVEIYNIACQNNESNACTRFGYFLQTGAYNINPDIQLSANLYKKSCDLGNQNGCNMLQNLINLVNEAQKQQKSNEKIDNNNTKK; this comes from the coding sequence TTGAAAAAAATAATTTTTATTTTAGTCGTTTTAGTTTTGGGTATTTTTTCATACACAATATATAAAGAATTTAATACTAATGAAAATTTTAAAGATAAAACTTTATGTATGCTAGGAACTAGCGATAGTTGTTTTGCTTTAGGTTTAAAGTATTTAGAGGATAGTAACAAATCAAAAGCTAATTATAATGAAGCATTTAAAAACTTTAAAAAAGCTTGCGATAAAAATCATTCTTTAGCTTGTAATAATGTTGGTTTTTTGTATCAAAATGGACTCTCAACGAGTAAAAATATTACTGAGGCAATAAAATATTTCAAGAAATCTTGTGATAGCGATTCAATAATTGCTTGTAACAATTTAGCTACAATTTACTATAATGGTGCTGATGTAGAAAAAGATCTATTAAAAGCAGCAGAGTATTTTTCAAAATCTTGCAAAAATGGAGATATTAACTCTTGCAATAATTCAGCTCTGCTGTATCAAAATGAAAAAAAATATGAACAAGCTGTTGTAAATTATAATATCTCTTGTGATAAAGATAACTATTTTGCTTGCAACAATTTAGGTGCTTTTTATTTAAATGGAGTAGGTGGTTTAAATAAAGATGAGAAAAAGGCATTTTCACTATATGAAAAATCCTGCAATGGTGGAAATTTTGTAGCTTGCAATAATATTGCATTTTTATATGAAAATGGAATAGGCATTGCACAAGATGTAAAAAAAGCAGTTGAAATTTATAATATAGCTTGCCAAAACAATGAAAGCAATGCTTGCACAAGATTTGGTTATTTTCTTCAAACAGGTGCTTATAATATAAATCCTGATATTCAATTATCTGCAAATTTGTATAAAAAATCTTGTGATCTTGGAAATCAAAATGGTTGTAATATGCTTCAAAATTTAATTAATTTAGTAAACGAAGCACAAAAACAGCAAAAATCTAATGAAAAAATAGATAACAATAATACAAAAAAATAA
- a CDS encoding YgaP family membrane protein, producing the protein MSIIDKTIRIILGFTILIYFGLFYPTWWSLLGLIPLISGVNDFCPIYKLLKKGDKQTKEKKDTPKEKKDF; encoded by the coding sequence ATGTCAATAATTGATAAAACTATAAGAATAATTTTAGGATTTACAATTTTAATATATTTTGGACTATTCTATCCAACATGGTGGTCACTTCTAGGACTTATACCCTTAATTTCAGGGGTTAATGATTTTTGCCCTATCTATAAACTTTTAAAAAAAGGGGATAAACAAACAAAAGAAAAAAAAGATACTCCAAAGGAGAAAAAAGATTTTTAA
- the crcB gene encoding fluoride efflux transporter CrcB, which produces MSFKILLFVGFGGFFGAILRFVISQISLKILPMGFATLMVNILGSFLMGLILSYSSKISISVEFKMLITAGFLGALTTFSTFAYENIVFLEQGKIATFFLNIATNVCLSILACYVGVLIFK; this is translated from the coding sequence ATGAGCTTTAAAATTTTACTTTTTGTAGGTTTTGGGGGATTTTTTGGAGCAATTTTGAGATTTGTAATTTCTCAAATAAGTTTAAAAATTTTGCCAATGGGTTTTGCAACATTAATGGTAAATATTTTAGGAAGTTTTTTAATGGGGTTAATTCTTTCATATTCTAGTAAAATTAGTATTAGTGTTGAGTTTAAGATGTTAATAACAGCAGGGTTTTTAGGAGCCTTGACTACTTTTTCAACTTTTGCTTATGAAAATATAGTATTTTTAGAACAGGGAAAAATAGCTACATTTTTTTTAAATATAGCTACAAATGTATGCTTGTCTATTTTAGCTTGTTATGTTGGAGTATTAATTTTTAAATAG